In the Bacillus sp. FJAT-42376 genome, AACTTGTCTGTCATCACGTACGCCAGATACAAGCTGAGGCCCGCGCTGATTGCTGCCGGGATTACGGTTGTTTTATACGGAGCTGTCTCATTTTTTCTATAAAAAGACGTCCGGAGGGAAATCCCCCGGACGCTTTTTTAGATTCGGTAATGATCTGCTTTCCAATTTTGAATGCTTTCTTTAATTTTTTTCGGAGGCAGATTGTTCTCTGCCGCTCTTTGTGCAAGGCCGGGAAGCTCTTCATCAGAGGCGAAGCGAAGGGCAACAATTTGCCCTGTAGTAAGAACCGGATTTAACAGCTTCCCTGTAAGTGCAAAATGCCGGAGATTTTCTTCTGCGCGGATGGCCCGATCCTGTGCTTTTAGCGGATAAATTCGCACTAAAATATAAAATAAAATCAGACAGACCGCGGCAAGCACCATGAAAATGGCTGGAAGCAAATTTACCCCTTCCATGAGTGAACCTGTTGCATAGACAATCGAAATGACAAGCAGGGCTAAAATCAGAACGGATAAAACATAATGGTAAAGCGGGTGCATCCTCGTATGATTGCTGTAATTTTGATTTTCCATCGGTGTCCTCCAAAGGTTATCTATTCAAGATAATATATTACCGTATCTGTACAAAATGTCTATTCATAAGTGAAAAGGAGGCGCCTGCCTCCTTTGCTGCACCTTCTGTTTAAACTCGTCCTGCCCAGTCAGGTTTACGGAGGGCAAGGCTATTACAAAAGGAATTTAGCCTGTCCATCTTGAACCTATAAGGAAAGGAAAGGAGCGAATAGCAATGTCCAGTCAAAAAATCACCCCCTTCTTCATGTTTTCCGGCCAGGCAGAAGAGGCCATGAATTTTTACGTGACCGTTTTTGAAGACTCTGAAATCCTGCGTGTCCTTCACCATCCGGATGGAAAGGTTTTGCATGCCATTTTTAAACTTAAGGGACAAACCATCATGTGCATCGATAATACGAATGGAGATGATCACGCCTTTACACCGGCTCTTTCCTTATTCATTACATGCGATACAGAGGAGGAAATCGAATCGGTCTACCATAAGATTTCAGAAAACGGGCAGGTCATGATGCCGCTTGCGCCCGGGCCGTTCAGCCGGAAATTCGCATGGGTGCAGGATCAATACGGCATCTCCTGGCAGCTGAACTTTAATGAATAAAGAGAAGGCGCTGCAGGACCTTATATCCGGAAGAAAAGAGGGATTGCCCATCGCTGTCATGATGTGCGGGGTGGCGGGCAGCGGTAAAACCACTTTTGCCCAGCAGCTTGAAATAAACGGCTTCATCCGTCTTTCCATTGATGAAGAAATATGGGCAAGCAAAGGCCGTTATGGCATCGACTTTCGGCCTGAAGAATACGAGCAATTGAAAGAAGAGGCAGAAGAGAAGCTGAGGAAGCAAATGGTGAAATTGCTCGCCAATCAGCAGTCTGTTGTAATTGATTTTAGCTTTTGGCAGAGGGCGAGAAGAGAGCAATATAAAAAACTGATCAAGGAAGCCGGAGGAGAATGGAAACTTGTCTACTTAAAAGTGGAGCCAAAAGAGTTGAGAAGCCGCCTCGGAATCCGAAACAAACGCTTTGACGCAAATGCCCAGTTCCCAATCACAGATGAGATTTTACGTTCATTTTTAGATGGATTTGAAGTGCCGGCGGGCGAGGGAGAATGGGTCATTGAGCCTTAGACAAAAAGGTAAACAGCTCTAAAAATCGCCGCTCATCTCATGTGAGGCGGATTCATAAAAATACTTATGTGTCCGGTGAAATTTCATAATTTGTATAATGGATGTCCTGCGAGTAAACTATAGAATGCAAGGACAAATTCAAACATTCACATGAGGAGGAACCATCATGGCGAAACATATATTAATGGTCGTAACAACGGCTGATAAAATGAACAACGGTCACGAAACAGGACTTTGGCTTTCTGAGTTCGGAGAGGCTTACGTTGAGTTCAAAAAACTTGGATACGACGTAACCGTAGCCAGTCCGCTTGGAGGACAAGCTCCCGTTGACGACCGCAGTCTGGAAGGCGGAGAAACTCCACAGGAAATTCTGGATACAGCAAAGCATCTTGAAAACACATTGAAGCTAGAAGACGTTGAGGATCTCTCCATCTATGATGCAGTCTTCATGCCGGGCGGACATGGTACGATGTTCGACCTTCCGGACAACATCAAGCTTCATGAAATCGTCCGCGATATGTACGAAGCGGATAAAATTGTAGCAGCTGTCTGCCACGGTCCTGCCGGTCTTGTCGGCGTGAAGCTTTCTGACGGAACTCCGCTTGTATCCGGCAAAACCGTAACAGCATTCACAGATGCAGAAGAAAGAGAAACAACGCTTGATCAATACATGCCTTTCTTGCTTGAAACACGCCTTCGCGAGCTTGGTGCGAACGTTGTAACAAAAGAGAACTGGACAGACCATCTTCAAGCCGATGGAAACCTGATCACAGGCCAAAATCCGCAGTCCACCATCAGTGTGGCAAAAGAAGTTATTAAACAATTGAGCTAACTTGAAGTACAGACCTCTCGCGCGCAGCGGGGGGTTTTTTTATGGTCCTGGAATCTAATTCGTCACTCACGGAAATTGCCAACCTTGCGGCCATAATCCACTCTTTACCTTCATATATACCGTACCGCAGCATATCCGAAAGAATTGCGCAGATTTAAAAATAATTACTTGAACAAGAGAATTGCACAAAATCCAGAGAGAATTGCACAAGATCCAAAATAATTGCACAATACCCAGAATAATTCCCGCGAGCCCATCCACTA is a window encoding:
- a CDS encoding VOC family protein, which codes for MSSQKITPFFMFSGQAEEAMNFYVTVFEDSEILRVLHHPDGKVLHAIFKLKGQTIMCIDNTNGDDHAFTPALSLFITCDTEEEIESVYHKISENGQVMMPLAPGPFSRKFAWVQDQYGISWQLNFNE
- a CDS encoding DUF6526 family protein, which produces MENQNYSNHTRMHPLYHYVLSVLILALLVISIVYATGSLMEGVNLLPAIFMVLAAVCLILFYILVRIYPLKAQDRAIRAEENLRHFALTGKLLNPVLTTGQIVALRFASDEELPGLAQRAAENNLPPKKIKESIQNWKADHYRI
- a CDS encoding type 1 glutamine amidotransferase domain-containing protein, producing the protein MAKHILMVVTTADKMNNGHETGLWLSEFGEAYVEFKKLGYDVTVASPLGGQAPVDDRSLEGGETPQEILDTAKHLENTLKLEDVEDLSIYDAVFMPGGHGTMFDLPDNIKLHEIVRDMYEADKIVAAVCHGPAGLVGVKLSDGTPLVSGKTVTAFTDAEERETTLDQYMPFLLETRLRELGANVVTKENWTDHLQADGNLITGQNPQSTISVAKEVIKQLS
- a CDS encoding ATP-binding protein, which gives rise to MNKEKALQDLISGRKEGLPIAVMMCGVAGSGKTTFAQQLEINGFIRLSIDEEIWASKGRYGIDFRPEEYEQLKEEAEEKLRKQMVKLLANQQSVVIDFSFWQRARREQYKKLIKEAGGEWKLVYLKVEPKELRSRLGIRNKRFDANAQFPITDEILRSFLDGFEVPAGEGEWVIEP